The Candidatus Atribacteria bacterium genome includes a window with the following:
- a CDS encoding HD domain-containing protein, which yields MTGFFYYTGGILWIGAIFFVFPILYVSLLSDPKEGLIITLMAITFFSLVVFLEYLGYLPHKEIIKFNPYLYKDFRYLAGTVLTTSLVFILIFFASKDFSQILKQKNDELVKTQKELEELSNKLEDKVKLQTSELKLSKDRLSVLYQISRTISSTLQIDDILKTILSFSIKISGAGRGSVMLLDKKKGIFFIKIPHNKKEKNIDKITFAENENTIGWVVKHKRFLYIEDLENDKKFSKIKLIRRRIKQLLIIPIIIEDKVIGIINLENTSLKSDTIDLLRSFSEGAAVAINNANLYQKIQDSYFEIVKALAQAIEAKDPYTHGHSERVMEYSIEIAQKLELPKEEIDLLKYAAMLHDIGKIGVKGIILNKSMALTVMEYDEIKKHPLIGEGIIKPIELLQPIRPLIKHHHEWYNGKGYPDRLSGENIPLGARILAVVDAYDAMKSDRPYRKALTEETTIQELKRGSGAQFEPKIVALFLEILKMKIQEE from the coding sequence ATGACTGGGTTCTTTTACTACACCGGGGGCATTCTATGGATTGGAGCTATTTTTTTTGTATTCCCCATTCTTTATGTAAGCCTTTTATCTGACCCCAAAGAAGGATTAATTATTACCTTGATGGCTATTACTTTTTTTAGCTTGGTAGTTTTTCTGGAATATTTGGGTTATCTTCCACACAAAGAAATCATTAAATTTAATCCTTATCTTTATAAAGATTTCCGTTATCTTGCGGGCACGGTTTTGACGACAAGTTTAGTATTTATATTAATTTTTTTTGCAAGTAAAGATTTTTCCCAAATATTAAAACAGAAAAATGATGAATTAGTAAAAACCCAGAAAGAATTAGAAGAATTGAGTAATAAATTAGAAGATAAAGTAAAATTACAAACCAGCGAACTAAAACTATCAAAAGATCGACTATCTGTGCTTTACCAAATATCTCGAACGATCAGCTCTACCTTACAAATCGATGATATTTTAAAAACCATTTTAAGTTTTTCTATCAAAATAAGCGGAGCAGGCAGAGGTTCGGTTATGCTTTTAGACAAAAAGAAAGGTATCTTCTTTATTAAAATTCCCCATAATAAGAAGGAAAAAAATATTGATAAAATTACTTTTGCCGAAAATGAAAACACTATCGGTTGGGTAGTTAAGCATAAAAGATTCTTATATATCGAAGACTTAGAAAATGATAAAAAATTTTCAAAAATAAAACTGATTCGCCGGCGAATAAAACAGCTTTTAATAATCCCTATTATTATAGAAGATAAAGTGATAGGGATTATAAATTTAGAAAACACTTCCCTTAAATCCGATACCATCGATTTATTAAGGTCTTTTTCTGAGGGAGCAGCTGTTGCTATTAATAATGCCAACTTATATCAGAAAATTCAAGATAGTTATTTTGAAATAGTAAAGGCATTAGCTCAGGCGATAGAAGCAAAAGACCCCTATACTCACGGTCATTCGGAAAGAGTTATGGAATATTCGATAGAAATTGCCCAAAAATTGGAACTACCAAAAGAAGAGATAGACTTGTTAAAGTATGCAGCAATGTTGCATGACATCGGGAAAATTGGAGTGAAAGGAATTATTTTAAATAAATCTATGGCTTTAACTGTTATGGAATATGATGAAATCAAGAAACATCCCCTTATTGGTGAGGGGATTATAAAACCCATAGAATTATTACAACCGATCAGACCATTAATCAAACACCATCATGAATGGTACAATGGTAAAGGTTATCCTGATAGATTATCCGGAGAAAATATTCCTTTAGGTGCCCGTATCCTGGCAGTAGTTGACGCCTATGATGCCATGAAATCCGATCGCCCCTATCGTAAAGCTTTAACTGAAGAAACCACTATCCAGGAGCTTAAAAGAGGGAGCGGCGCTCAGTTTGAACCTAAAATAGTAGCACTATTTTTAGAAATATTAAAAATGAAAATTCAAGAAGAATGA